Proteins co-encoded in one Candidatus Tectomicrobia bacterium genomic window:
- the prmC gene encoding peptide chain release factor N(5)-glutamine methyltransferase, translating to MSGGLAVPALPRTAGAAAAELRRRFAAAGVENPAGDAEVLLAWLLGCDRARLHAHPETGLSLSLVERLDAAAARRERREPLAYITGEKEFWSLPFRVGPGVLVPRPETELLVERGIALLREREAPLILDLGTGSGAVAVALAHELPRARVIATDVSETALRCARENARRNGVESRVELLRADLSGGLPEGAFDLVVSNPPYVPSGEIAGLMPEVSRHEPVEALDGGPDGMRFLRAIIRGAPARLRPGGALLLETAPGQIPLCLAEARAAGAFAEPRAWRDLAGRERVLEAVRA from the coding sequence ATGAGCGGGGGGCTCGCCGTGCCGGCGCTCCCGAGGACGGCCGGGGCCGCCGCGGCGGAGCTCAGGCGGCGGTTCGCGGCGGCCGGGGTCGAGAACCCGGCCGGGGACGCCGAGGTCCTCCTCGCCTGGCTCCTCGGCTGCGACCGTGCCCGCCTCCACGCCCATCCCGAGACCGGGCTTTCACTCTCCCTCGTTGAGCGGCTCGATGCGGCCGCCGCGCGGCGCGAGCGGCGCGAGCCGCTGGCTTACATCACCGGCGAAAAGGAGTTCTGGTCACTCCCGTTCCGGGTGGGACCGGGCGTCCTCGTCCCCCGCCCCGAGACCGAGCTCCTCGTCGAGCGGGGGATCGCGCTTCTCAGGGAGCGGGAGGCTCCGCTCATTCTCGACCTGGGGACCGGCTCCGGCGCGGTCGCGGTGGCCCTCGCCCATGAGCTGCCGCGCGCCCGCGTCATCGCCACGGACGTGAGCGAAACTGCCCTCCGCTGCGCCCGGGAGAACGCCCGGCGCAACGGGGTGGAGAGCCGGGTGGAGCTCCTCCGTGCCGATTTATCCGGTGGGCTCCCGGAGGGCGCCTTCGACCTCGTCGTCTCGAATCCGCCCTATGTGCCGTCGGGCGAGATCGCCGGGCTGATGCCCGAGGTGTCGCGCCACGAGCCCGTGGAGGCCCTGGACGGGGGGCCGGACGGCATGCGCTTCCTGCGCGCCATCATCCGGGGGGCGCCGGCCCGCTTGCGCCCGGGGGGCGCCCTGCTCCTCGAGACGGCGCCCGGCCAGATCCCCCTGTGCTTGGCCGAGGCGCGTGCGGCGGGGGCGTTCGCCGAGCCCCGCGCCTGGCGCGACCTGGCGGGGCGGGAGCGCGTCCTCGAGGCGGTGAGGGCATAG